A genomic segment from Chitinophagaceae bacterium encodes:
- a CDS encoding DHA2 family efflux MFS transporter permease subunit, giving the protein MQEDSLVEYGARRTVITLTAILCALLEIVDTTIVNVALNDMRGNLGATLSEVGWVITAYAIGNVIIVPMTSWLSQQFGRRNYFAASIIIFTIFSFLCGNSTSIWELVTFRFLQGIGGGALLVTSQTIITESYPVEKRAMAQAIYGLGVIIGPTLGPPLGGFIVDNYNWPNIFFINIPIGIAATLLTLQFVKSPKYSEKKSIKQVDWMGIFLLSITVGSLQYILEKGHEDDWFESSLILLLTVTSIFGLFFFIWRQFTYKYPIVELRVLKNGNLRIGTFMSFILGFGLYGSTFIIPLYTQSILGWTAMQSGMLMIPAALTTAFMMPIIGKLLSKGVKHQLLVAIGLFIFFIYSFWGYKILTPQTSADNFFWMLIARGAGLGLLFIPITTLALSTLKGQQIGQGAAFTGMMRQLGGSFGVACITTFIANRSMMYRGDMVSMLNVNDAAVQQRIDLLKNNFLSKGFSTDAAQQSAYKVLDGMVTKQSAILAYMDVFLYLGFAFLVCIPFILLVRQKKDKQQMKGLSEALH; this is encoded by the coding sequence ATGCAGGAAGATTCGCTGGTTGAATATGGCGCAAGACGAACAGTAATTACCCTTACGGCAATTTTATGTGCTTTACTGGAAATTGTAGATACCACAATTGTAAATGTGGCGCTTAATGATATGAGGGGCAATCTTGGGGCAACACTTTCTGAAGTGGGCTGGGTAATTACGGCTTATGCAATAGGTAATGTAATTATTGTGCCCATGACGAGTTGGCTTTCGCAACAATTTGGCCGTAGAAATTATTTTGCAGCATCCATAATTATTTTTACCATTTTTTCATTCTTATGCGGTAATTCCACCAGCATTTGGGAACTGGTTACATTCCGTTTTTTACAGGGCATTGGCGGAGGTGCACTTTTAGTAACCTCACAAACAATTATTACCGAGAGTTACCCTGTTGAAAAAAGGGCAATGGCCCAGGCTATATATGGCCTTGGCGTAATTATAGGCCCCACGCTTGGCCCGCCACTTGGTGGTTTTATTGTAGATAATTACAACTGGCCCAATATTTTTTTTATTAATATCCCCATTGGTATTGCAGCAACATTGCTTACGCTGCAATTTGTGAAAAGCCCAAAGTACAGCGAAAAAAAATCAATTAAACAGGTAGATTGGATGGGAATTTTTTTGTTGAGTATTACCGTAGGTTCGCTGCAATATATTTTAGAAAAAGGGCACGAAGACGATTGGTTCGAAAGCAGCCTGATTCTTTTGTTAACGGTTACTTCCATTTTTGGTTTGTTCTTTTTTATATGGCGCCAATTCACTTATAAATATCCTATTGTAGAACTGAGGGTTTTAAAAAACGGCAATTTGCGCATTGGTACTTTTATGTCTTTTATCCTGGGATTTGGTTTATATGGTTCTACTTTTATTATTCCTTTATATACGCAAAGTATTTTGGGGTGGACCGCCATGCAATCCGGCATGCTGATGATACCGGCAGCGCTTACTACTGCTTTTATGATGCCGATAATAGGTAAACTTTTGAGCAAGGGCGTTAAACACCAGTTGTTAGTTGCCATTGGTTTGTTTATATTTTTTATTTATAGTTTTTGGGGTTATAAAATCCTTACTCCACAAACCAGCGCCGATAATTTCTTTTGGATGCTTATAGCAAGGGGCGCAGGGCTAGGGTTGCTGTTTATACCCATCACTACACTGGCCTTAAGTACTTTAAAAGGCCAGCAAATTGGCCAGGGCGCAGCATTTACAGGAATGATGCGGCAGTTGGGCGGATCTTTTGGCGTAGCCTGTATCACTACATTTATTGCCAACAGGAGCATGATGTACCGGGGTGATATGGTTTCTATGTTGAATGTAAATGATGCCGCTGTGCAACAAAGAATTGACCTGTTGAAAAATAATTTTTTGAGTAAAGGCTTTTCTACAGATGCGGCACAGCAATCTGCCTACAAAGTGTTGGATGGCATGGTAACGAAGCAATCGGCAATACTGGCATATATGGATGTATTTTTATACCTCGGCTTTGCCTTCCTGGTTTGTATCCCTTTTATTTTACTCGTTCGCCAAAAAAAAGATAAGCAGCAAATGAAGGGCTTGAGCGAAGCCTTGCATTGA
- a CDS encoding DMT family transporter — MKKVFLQLHIAVLLAGFTAILGKLIMLNESLLVWWRLLIALSVLALWMWHKKEPVKISVKDFFKIAGVGAVVVFHWVAFYGSIKYANVSVALVCFSATGFFTALLEPLILRKKINYTEVFLGLLVIAGIYIIFDFYPAFKTGIIYGIVAAVGSALFPIFNKELLKQFAPRILTLYEFIGGIIVLSMIMPLYVSVTKPGYYIPTKTDFLWLLILSILCTVVMFHLQLLALKKISAFTVNLTYNLEPVYGLLMAFIFFNENKLFHSQFYIGLSLIILSIVLHSFLILKERKKLSAL, encoded by the coding sequence ATGAAAAAAGTATTTTTACAATTACACATAGCCGTGTTACTGGCGGGGTTTACGGCTATTTTAGGTAAACTGATAATGCTCAATGAAAGCTTACTGGTTTGGTGGCGGCTTTTAATTGCCCTTTCGGTTTTAGCGCTTTGGATGTGGCATAAAAAAGAGCCCGTAAAAATTTCCGTTAAAGATTTTTTTAAAATTGCTGGCGTAGGTGCGGTGGTAGTTTTTCATTGGGTAGCCTTTTACGGCAGCATAAAATATGCAAATGTTTCCGTTGCATTAGTATGCTTTTCGGCAACTGGTTTTTTTACGGCATTACTTGAACCTTTAATACTGCGAAAAAAAATAAATTATACCGAAGTATTTTTGGGCTTGCTGGTTATTGCCGGCATCTACATTATTTTTGATTTTTACCCGGCGTTTAAAACAGGCATCATATATGGAATTGTGGCGGCTGTGGGCAGCGCACTGTTTCCAATTTTCAACAAAGAACTCTTAAAACAATTTGCACCCAGGATACTCACCCTTTATGAATTTATTGGGGGTATAATTGTGCTGAGTATGATAATGCCCTTATATGTATCTGTAACCAAACCCGGCTATTATATCCCAACAAAAACAGATTTTCTATGGTTGCTCATATTGAGCATATTGTGTACCGTGGTAATGTTTCATTTGCAATTGCTAGCGCTAAAAAAAATTTCAGCATTTACCGTAAACCTCACTTATAACTTAGAACCGGTATATGGTTTACTGATGGCTTTTATATTTTTTAATGAAAATAAACTTTTTCATTCTCAATTTTACATTGGCTTATCGTTAATTATTTTATCTATTGTTTTGCACAGCTTTTTAATCCTTAAAGAAAGAAAAAAACTCTCCGCTTTGTAA
- the mltG gene encoding endolytic transglycosylase MltG, translated as MKKILAFLFLCMLGFGAYIGWNLYGPSVSSPEGKYFYIKTGASYDEVKQALLDKKIIKTAFWFNKVSKRVNYAKNIKPGRYEIKNGSNLINLLKTLKRGWQAPVNFVITKLRTKEDLAARVARYFETDSTTAIRFLLSNDSLAKFHLDTNTVMTAIIPNTYSIKWNTPFNKIFQRLKSEEDKFWTEERRQKAKNKNLSPQQVYTIASIVEEETNKQEDKGLIASVYINRVAKNMRLEADPTVKFAMRNFALKRVLHKHLDYLSPYNTYRNSGFPPGPICTASASTIDAVLNAPETNYIFFVARPDFSGYSNFAETYQQHLIYAKAYQKALDSLFLSKQNKPAQ; from the coding sequence ATGAAAAAAATATTAGCATTTTTATTTTTATGTATGCTGGGCTTTGGTGCATATATTGGCTGGAACCTTTATGGGCCATCGGTTTCTTCACCCGAAGGAAAATATTTTTATATTAAAACCGGCGCATCTTATGATGAGGTTAAACAGGCCTTACTGGATAAAAAAATTATTAAAACCGCATTTTGGTTCAATAAAGTTTCCAAAAGGGTAAATTATGCCAAAAATATAAAACCCGGCCGCTACGAAATTAAAAATGGCAGCAACTTAATTAACCTTTTAAAAACACTTAAACGTGGCTGGCAGGCGCCGGTAAATTTTGTAATTACAAAATTACGTACCAAAGAAGACCTTGCCGCAAGAGTGGCCCGTTATTTTGAAACCGATTCTACAACCGCCATCCGGTTTTTATTAAGCAACGATTCTTTGGCAAAATTTCATTTAGATACCAATACAGTGATGACTGCCATAATACCCAATACCTACAGCATAAAATGGAATACCCCTTTCAATAAAATTTTTCAACGCCTGAAATCAGAGGAAGATAAATTTTGGACGGAGGAGCGAAGGCAAAAAGCAAAAAATAAAAATCTAAGCCCTCAACAGGTATATACCATTGCCAGTATTGTAGAAGAAGAAACTAATAAACAGGAAGATAAAGGCCTTATTGCAAGCGTATATATAAACAGGGTTGCCAAAAATATGCGGCTTGAAGCCGACCCAACCGTAAAATTTGCGATGCGAAATTTTGCATTAAAAAGGGTGTTGCATAAGCACCTGGATTATCTCTCTCCTTATAATACTTATCGCAATAGCGGTTTTCCGCCGGGGCCAATTTGTACAGCGTCTGCATCTACAATTGATGCCGTGCTCAATGCGCCGGAAACCAATTACATTTTTTTTGTTGCCAGGCCCGATTTTAGCGGCTACAGCAATTTTGCCGAAACCTACCAGCAACATTTAATTTATGCAAAGGCTTATCAAAAAGCATTGGATAGTTTATTTTTGAGCAAACAAAATAAACCTGCTCAATAA
- a CDS encoding YihY/virulence factor BrkB family protein, translating into MLRIQRILLNLTPIPWLLQKSKNWYPPGFEGVALYDVLNFFRRQLTHYNIMERASAVSFNFVMSLPPSLLFLLTLLPNLPFISKRVIKIQLHRLIRDIIPSYTYNKGVIEFVDSFLAANKFGLISFGLLLSLFFASNGMMGVLRSFNKNTYMGFSKRKGLHNRIIAIRLTFVLFGLLLAYFLLLILQGQLLNLLVKNVHLKNIIIYSRWTFIIILLFLAIGFIFRYAPAIKKRWKFISPGVIFSTSLCLLATLGFSYFVSHFAAYNALYGSIGTIMMVMALIFINSLALLLGFELNVSINSLKEISAKRVVNT; encoded by the coding sequence TTGCTCCGCATACAACGCATATTACTCAACTTAACACCCATTCCCTGGTTGTTGCAAAAAAGTAAAAACTGGTACCCGCCGGGCTTTGAAGGTGTAGCGCTATATGATGTACTTAACTTTTTTCGCAGGCAACTTACCCATTACAATATTATGGAAAGGGCATCTGCGGTTTCTTTCAATTTTGTAATGTCGCTTCCGCCATCGTTACTTTTTTTACTTACCCTGTTGCCCAATTTGCCTTTTATATCCAAACGGGTTATTAAAATCCAGCTGCACAGGTTGATACGAGATATCATTCCATCCTATACTTACAATAAAGGAGTAATAGAATTTGTAGATAGTTTTTTGGCGGCAAATAAATTCGGCCTTATTTCTTTTGGTCTTTTGCTCTCTTTATTTTTTGCATCAAATGGAATGATGGGCGTATTGCGGTCGTTTAATAAAAACACTTATATGGGCTTTAGTAAAAGAAAAGGCCTGCACAACAGGATTATTGCCATAAGGTTAACTTTTGTGTTATTTGGATTATTGCTTGCATATTTTTTATTGCTCATACTACAAGGCCAGTTGCTCAACCTGCTGGTTAAAAATGTTCACCTTAAAAATATAATTATTTATAGCCGATGGACCTTTATCATCATCTTATTGTTTTTAGCCATCGGGTTTATTTTTAGGTATGCGCCGGCCATAAAAAAAAGATGGAAATTTATTTCTCCCGGCGTAATATTTTCTACCAGCCTTTGCCTTTTGGCTACCCTGGGTTTTTCTTATTTTGTTTCGCACTTTGCCGCTTATAATGCCTTGTATGGTTCCATAGGTACCATAATGATGGTGATGGCTTTAATTTTTATTAATTCCCTGGCTTTATTGCTGGGTTTTGAGCTCAATGTAAGTATCAATTCCTTAAAAGAAATATCAGCAAAAAGGGTAGTAAATACCTGA
- a CDS encoding DUF2723 domain-containing protein: MNFKRINNITGWVVCFIACTVYIMTMEASGSLWDCGEFASSAYKLQIPHPPGAPLFVLIGRLFMAPFGPAHAATGINLMSALASGFTILFLFWSITHFARKIVSADDKELTQDNIFSIMAAGVVGALAYTFSDSFWFSAVEGEVYALSSFFTAIVFWAMLKWEHNVTEEQKNGIKGHFTKADRWIILIFYLMGLSIGVHLLNLLAIPALVLIYYYKRYKVTKWGAFWAFVIGCGITGLVQKAVIQWSIKGAGNLDIFFVNSFKLPFFSGFAFFFVLMAALAYFGFKMANKNGWNFLKLGLWSFLFMLLGYSTYFTTLVRSSANPSVDMFNVDNPVNLVGYVSREQYGDWPILYGQDFTAEIQDTKITETYIKTDNGYEKNGRKVEYVFAPQDKHIFPRMWDMSNDQQHADYYASWAGINKDEQGRWDRSPTMAENIGFFMSYQVNWMYWRYFLWNFAGKQNDVQGVNMGNVRDGNWKTGIGFFDKIRLGDQNKLPDTLKNNKANNKLFALPFILGILGLMYQVKKDKRDAFVTGLLFFFTGFAIVIYLNQAGNQPRERDYAFVGSFYAFAIWIGLGVFYVRDLIMPYIKNIKTSNIIAGLLCLLAVPVLMASQEWNDHDRSKKLLAPDLATDYLESCAPNAIVISFGDNDTYPLWFAQEVLGVRKDIRVINSSLLGTDWYINQLRYKINDSNPIDPIWSKEQIQGSSRDVIYEASRVFGGNAGMANQFLQQAGITDPSQPMDLYTMMKDFAGSDSPNKTQASQDGTAINIFPTRKVSIPVDVNLVRQNKTVNADDSVLSSIQFEIPKSILYKNDAAILNIIAANKWKRPIYFTSPYGELGFGNFLRQDGLTYRLVPVANNKEVNRDWVVDKMGSKFKFGNANVQGVYFDEENRRHLNTIRLAYASAARNLAENGRKEDARKLLNKCDQGMLQSNMPYGMVSRGQQQNQISLQMALAAYIAEDTVLATKITNALQKDMEQQQAYYESLPVNKRDALSFEEERNAGLLNALHSLKQQFAAPVKAPAETTAPLTTQPVAPKPVDSPKK, translated from the coding sequence ATGAATTTTAAACGGATCAACAACATTACCGGTTGGGTAGTATGCTTTATTGCCTGTACGGTTTATATTATGACAATGGAAGCCAGTGGCAGCCTTTGGGATTGTGGCGAATTTGCATCCAGCGCTTATAAATTGCAAATTCCGCATCCGCCGGGAGCCCCTTTATTTGTATTGATTGGCAGGTTATTTATGGCGCCATTTGGCCCGGCTCATGCTGCAACCGGCATTAATCTTATGAGTGCCCTGGCAAGCGGCTTCACTATTTTATTTTTGTTTTGGAGTATCACTCACTTTGCCCGTAAAATTGTTTCTGCCGATGATAAGGAATTAACACAGGACAATATTTTTAGCATTATGGCTGCCGGGGTTGTGGGTGCATTGGCTTATACCTTTTCCGATTCGTTTTGGTTTAGTGCAGTAGAAGGCGAAGTGTATGCTTTGAGCTCTTTTTTTACTGCCATTGTTTTTTGGGCAATGCTCAAATGGGAGCATAATGTTACCGAAGAACAGAAAAACGGTATTAAAGGGCATTTTACAAAAGCAGACAGGTGGATCATCCTCATTTTTTATCTTATGGGCCTTTCCATTGGGGTACACTTATTGAATCTGTTGGCAATTCCTGCTTTGGTGCTTATTTATTACTATAAAAGATACAAGGTTACCAAATGGGGTGCCTTTTGGGCTTTTGTAATTGGCTGTGGTATTACTGGCCTGGTACAAAAAGCAGTAATTCAATGGAGCATTAAGGGCGCTGGAAACCTTGATATATTTTTTGTAAACAGTTTTAAACTTCCATTTTTTAGTGGCTTTGCTTTCTTCTTTGTATTGATGGCAGCGCTGGCTTATTTTGGTTTTAAAATGGCCAATAAAAATGGCTGGAACTTTTTAAAACTCGGCCTATGGAGTTTTTTATTTATGCTCCTGGGTTATTCAACTTATTTTACAACCCTGGTACGCAGCAGCGCAAACCCTTCGGTAGATATGTTTAATGTAGATAACCCGGTAAACCTGGTAGGTTATGTAAGCCGTGAGCAATACGGCGACTGGCCCATTTTATACGGCCAGGATTTTACCGCAGAAATACAGGACACAAAAATTACCGAAACCTATATTAAAACCGATAACGGTTATGAAAAAAACGGTCGTAAAGTAGAGTATGTTTTTGCGCCACAGGATAAGCATATTTTTCCACGAATGTGGGATATGAGCAACGACCAGCAACATGCCGATTACTATGCCTCCTGGGCCGGAATAAATAAAGACGAACAGGGAAGATGGGACAGATCCCCAACCATGGCAGAAAACATTGGCTTTTTTATGAGTTACCAGGTAAACTGGATGTACTGGCGCTACTTCCTTTGGAATTTTGCCGGTAAGCAAAATGATGTACAAGGCGTAAATATGGGCAACGTAAGAGACGGTAACTGGAAAACCGGTATTGGCTTTTTTGATAAAATAAGATTGGGCGATCAAAATAAATTACCCGATACTTTAAAGAATAACAAAGCCAATAATAAGTTGTTTGCTTTACCATTTATTTTAGGTATCCTCGGCCTTATGTACCAGGTTAAAAAAGATAAACGGGATGCATTTGTTACAGGCCTGCTCTTTTTCTTTACCGGTTTTGCCATTGTTATTTACCTCAACCAGGCAGGTAATCAACCCCGTGAAAGGGATTATGCATTTGTAGGTTCGTTTTATGCCTTTGCCATTTGGATTGGTCTCGGTGTATTTTATGTAAGAGACCTAATAATGCCTTATATCAAAAATATTAAAACCAGTAATATAATTGCCGGGCTTTTATGCCTGCTTGCTGTTCCGGTATTAATGGCATCGCAGGAGTGGAACGACCACGACAGGAGCAAAAAACTTTTGGCTCCCGACCTTGCTACCGATTACCTTGAAAGTTGCGCACCCAACGCAATTGTTATTTCTTTTGGCGATAATGATACTTATCCTTTATGGTTTGCACAGGAAGTGCTGGGCGTAAGAAAAGACATAAGGGTAATTAACAGCAGCCTTTTGGGAACAGACTGGTATATAAATCAACTTCGCTATAAAATAAACGATAGCAATCCCATAGACCCTATTTGGAGCAAGGAGCAAATTCAGGGCTCAAGCCGTGATGTTATTTATGAAGCATCAAGGGTATTTGGTGGTAATGCCGGTATGGCAAATCAGTTTTTGCAACAAGCTGGTATCACAGATCCATCTCAACCCATGGACCTTTATACCATGATGAAAGATTTTGCAGGAAGCGATAGCCCCAATAAAACACAGGCATCGCAGGATGGAACGGCAATTAATATTTTTCCAACAAGAAAAGTAAGCATCCCGGTAGATGTAAACCTGGTTCGCCAAAACAAAACCGTAAATGCCGACGACTCCGTGCTAAGCAGCATACAGTTTGAAATACCTAAATCAATTTTGTATAAAAATGATGCGGCTATTTTAAATATTATTGCTGCCAATAAATGGAAAAGGCCAATTTATTTTACCTCACCCTATGGCGAGTTAGGTTTTGGAAATTTCTTAAGGCAGGATGGACTTACCTATCGCCTGGTACCTGTTGCCAATAATAAAGAAGTGAACCGGGATTGGGTGGTAGATAAAATGGGCAGCAAATTCAAGTTTGGTAATGCCAATGTACAAGGTGTTTATTTTGATGAAGAGAACAGGAGGCACCTTAATACCATTCGCCTGGCCTATGCTTCGGCTGCCAGGAACCTTGCAGAGAACGGCCGTAAGGAAGATGCCCGCAAATTGCTGAATAAATGCGACCAGGGGATGTTACAATCGAACATGCCTTACGGTATGGTAAGCCGTGGGCAGCAGCAAAACCAAATTTCGTTGCAAATGGCCCTTGCAGCTTATATAGCCGAGGATACGGTGCTGGCAACAAAAATTACCAATGCATTGCAAAAAGATATGGAGCAGCAGCAGGCCTACTATGAGTCGTTGCCAGTGAATAAGCGGGATGCCCTTTCATTTGAAGAAGAAAGAAACGCAGGATTACTCAACGCTTTGCATAGCCTTAAACAACAATTTGCAGCACCGGTAAAAGCGCCTGCCGAAACAACGGCGCCGCTTACCACACAGCCCGTTGCACCTAAGCCTGTAGATTCACCAAAAAAATAA